Genomic segment of bacterium:
TCCGCGGCGCGACTCGATCCGTGATCCGATCGGCGGTGACATGAATCGCTACGAGCAGGCCTTTTTCGAAATCGAGGAGGCGATCCGACGCGCTCTGCCGGGGATCCGGCAACGCGCCGGCGTCGCATCATGACCGCGCCTGCCACCGAGCGCTCCGCGCGGCGCCTGTCGCAGATGGCGCTTCTGGCATTGGCCGCGCTGGCGGTGTGTCTGTTGATGGCCGATCCGTATGCGCCGCCCTTGCGCGCCGCCGATCAGAATGAACCCGCCGATACCGACACCGGCAAGCCGGTCAATGAACTCCCCGAAAGTCTGACCGTCGGCACCGGCCCCTGGCCGCCCCGTCCGGTCACCAACTGGGCCTTCGGCGTCGGCGAGTCGCTCACCTATTCGATCGGCTGGGAGAAGATCAATGCCGGCACCGGCGCCATGTTTGTCGGCGCCCCGGTCGACACTTTTGGACGGCTCTGTTATCCGATCGTCTCCACCGTCAAGTCCAACGGCTTTGTCTCTACCTTTTTCAAGGTCGATGACCGGGTCGAGACATTCATGGATGTGCGCGAACTCTATCCGCTGCACTTCGAAAAGCGCCTCCATGAGGGACGCTACCGCTCCAACCGCCGCATCCGCTTCGATCCCGAGGCCGGCATGGGGTACACGCCCAAGGACACGTTCCCGGTGCCCCGCTATGTCCTTGATGATCTCTCGCTTTTGTATCATGTCCGGACGATGGAACTGGTGCCGGGCCAGGACATCGAACTGGACATCTATTCCGGCAAGAAGCTCTACCGGTTGACTGTCAGGATCATCAAAAAGGAACGCATCAAGGTCAAGGCCGGGGTCTTCAGCACCGTAGTGGTCGAGCCGCTGTTGCAGGCGGCCGGCCTGTTCAAGCACGAGGGTAAAGTGACCGTCTGGCTCACCGATGACCGTCTCCATCTGCCCGTCCTGATGAAAAGCAAAGTGGTGGTCGGCTCGATCATCGCCGAACTCGAAGACTACCGCCTCGGGCAGATCCGTCGCTACTGATCCGCGCGTCCGCCAAAAAAGATTGCTTCGTCGGCCGCAAAGAACGCGCCCTCCTCGCAATGACGGGGCGTTACGATCCCGTCATTCCAGGCCGGCGCTGCCCCAAAGATCCTAAGCGCAGTCGATGGCCGCCGGCTTGGAATCTTTGTTCACTTCCCACCCATCCTCTTGGCTTTCCCCGCGCATTTGCTTTCCTTTCCACCGATGCCCAATCGACCGACACACACCCCCGATACTCTCCGCGGCCTCAAACGGGTTAAGGCCGCGCGGCGCGACTCGCTGGTCGATGTCACCCGTTTCGCCAAACCGCTCGACTCGGCCGACCGTCTCGCCGAATACCTCGATGCGCTTCCCGGATTCCTCAAAGCCAACGACTGGCGCGCCTTGCTCGATGCGATTGTCGCCGCCCGGCAGAACGACAAGCCGATCTTCTGGTTGTTCGGCGCGCATGTGCTCAAATGCGGCCTCTCGCCGGTGATCATCGACCTGATGAGCGATGGACTGGTCGACCTGGTCGCCTTCAATGGCGCTGGCGCCATTCATGATCTGGAAATCGCCTTCCTCGGGCGCACCTCCGAGGATGTCGCCGCCGGTCTGGAGGATGGCCGTTTCGGCATGGCCGAAGACACGGCCAAATGGTTTGCGGGAGGCGTGAAAACCGCGGCTCGCTACGGCGTCGGGTTGGGGGAGGGCGTGGGGCGCTACATCATTCAGAAACATCCGCCGCATGCGGTTTATTCGCTCACCGCGCAGGCGGTGCGTTATGGCATTCCCGCGCTCGTCTTTCCCGCCATCGGCGCCGAGATCGTCGCCCAGCATCCCGAATACGACGGCGCGGCGGTGGGGAAGACCGGCCATCTGGACTTCAGGATTTTCGCGGCGCAGTGCCGCCGCCTCCATGACGGCGGCGTGGTGTTGCACTTCGGCTCGGCGGTCATCCTTCCCGAAGTCTTCCTGAAAGCGCTGACCGTCGCCCGCAACCGCGGCAGGGTGACCGGCTTTGTCACCGCCAATTTCGACATGATCCAGCACTACCGCCCCAACACCAACGTCGTCAACCGTCCCACACTGCGCTCCGGCAAGGGCTACTCCTTCACCGGGCATCACGAACTGATGCTGCCGCTCCTGGCCTGGTCGATCAAATCGCGGCTGGGACTGTAACTCGAGTCTCGATCCCGCATTGATCGGGAGGGCGAGGCTTCCGCCGAGCCTGCTCTTCCGCCGTCGCCATCGAGAGCAGACGTAGGGTGGGTGCAAAGAGCGCACCCTCCCTACAGGACTACCTCCCCAACACCAACGTTGTCAACCGCCCGACGATACACTCCGGCAAGGGCTACTCCTTCACCGGGCATCATGAGTTGACGCAGCCGCTGCTGGCGTGGTCGATCAAGGCGAGGATGGAGGGTTGACGATTGAAGAACGCTTCCCTTGTGTCGCTGTGATCTGCTTCACAGAGGACTTATACCTCCAGGTCAGTGCCCATACCGGACGCACAAGAAAAGGGCCGCCGAGAATCCGGCGGCCCATTGCTGCACATGCGATGGTTGTCAGAAAACAGGTTATCTCAGAAGCATCATCTTCTTGGTCGAACTGTGACCGTTGGCCTCCAGCCGGTATAGGTACACCCCCGAAGCTGCCAGCGAGCCAAAACCGTTCCGACCATCCCAGGTCAACCGGACTTGTCCCTCGTCGCCGCGGCCTTCAAATTGGCGGATCGGCTGGCCAAGAACATTGTAGATAGTGAGATCCCAGTCTGAGTTCTCACTTAAGTCAAATGAAATGACTGTTCCTGCATTGAACGGGTTCGGAAAATTCTCATGGAGCCGGAATGCAGTCGGCATTTCGTCTGTTGCTGTGCGAAGAACTGGTTCATATCGTCCAACCGCCTTCACTACAAAGTCGCGTTTCATGCCCGGATCAGTCAGCCCAGGTAGTTCGAATTCGAAAGTGGCGATGTCTCCTTTGTGGAGAACCATAGCCGACGGATCTGAGCCTTGATCTACGGGTTCTTCTTGCTGGGAGCCACGAAGCACAGAAACACTCGAAGCTCGGACCAACTGAACCATGGGTTCTTCTTGAACGAGGATGTGGTACGGTACAGAATTCACCGCATATGGCCCCAGCCACGAGACCCGATACGTAACCAGATCCGTTGAACTGGCTGAGAAGCCCGGCACTACGAATCGACTTGAGGGATTCTCCCTTGGCGGCAGCGCGGCGGAAGGGGACCATAGACCATCCGACGTAAGCAATTCCACCGTCAATTCCGGCTTCGAGCGGGTCGAGTTTGATGCCACCTTTTCGACCGGGTGGCATCGGTCCTTGGCCGCTGCTGGGAGAAAGATCGCACCCTGATGTGCCCCGTAGGTCAACACCAACGACCCACTCTGTGGGGCTTCATAGTAGGAATCATCAAATGTAACCAACTCCGACAGTCGATCGTTGCCATCCTCGTCAATCGCACTCATTGGCGGCTGCCCTACAGACTCACAGAGTCTTACATTGCCTTCCGGGTCGCATGCCATGAGCGTTCCGGACGAGTGATCGACGACCATGATTTCGAGATCCCTCAAATAGGTGACTTCGTCCTCAAGTTCACGCAACTGAAGTGTCAATCGTTCCTGATCGCGCGGAACCGGCGCAGTGATAGGATAAAGATCGGTGACCTCCTGTGTATAGCCGAAGCGTTCACAAGCCGTTAGCAGGGGATTCTCCTCAGCATACCCGCTCTCGCCGAGGACGAAGAGAACTGGGCAAGAGGGTGGTGGCGGGGAATAAGGCTTCTCCACCCAGAACCAGCGGACCTCCGACCAGTTACCCCAGATTGCGCAGGAGGGGGCGTCGGATCGCTGATTTCTGGCGCGAACGCGCCAATACCAGTCCCCGAAACTGAACGCTGGCCACTGATCGGCATCCCAGTTGGAAGCCGACAAATCAGACGCGGAGCGTTCGATGGAGTAGAAGCCGTTGCTGCCACTCACCTCGATCATATACGTGAGAATGCAGCCCGGCCCAGGGCTAACATCCGACCAATCAAAGTACGGGTTTCCGTCGGTGGTGCTGATCCCATTAAAGGGAGACATCAACAGCGGCGCGTCGGGCTGGGGCAGAGGCCCAGAAGAGACGCTCGTCGACTGGCTATTCGATGTCGATCCGCAAGGCGCGGTGGCTGTCAATCCAATATCGCAGGGACCGCAGAACCCAGACGGAGCTGTCCAAATGGTGCTACTGTTGTCAGGCGGATTGAAGCTTCCACCGCAAGAAGAGCTCCAACTCCAACCTGTCGGGTTTCCCGGGGCACTCGCGCTAAGTGAGTATATTTGCCCCGCCTCCACTGTGCCTGGCAAACCCGTAATCGAAGGTATGCCGGGTGGCCCGCCTACGATAGTCCATTCGCCCCCGTTGGCCCCCCAGCAATCGGTCTCTGCCCGCGCGATGACTGCGCAATCCCCAGTGAATCCTGCGGGTGGCGTCCATCTGGTGACATTGCTGGACGGGGCGCTAAAAGTCCCGATTCCAGACGGGTTTGTCGTCCAATGCCAACTTACTTCACATGGTGCTGAAACAGACGCAGACAGGTCATAACCCTGCCCTCCGCATACAGCCTCAGGCACTCCCAAGACCGTGACGGGCTGCGGCGAGTCATTGGGGAGGATCGTCACATGCAAAGTCGCCTCATCCGACAAGTCGCCGTCGTAGACTCTGACCGTCATATGACACTCGTATGGAATGCATCCGGAAATAATAACAGGGGGCACGATATCGATCATGTGTCCGATGCCGAAAGGATTCAAACTTGCCCAGCAGCAGTTGCCCGGGTTGCACTCAGACAAGGAAAACATCAATTGGTCGTCGCTCGATTCGGCATCTTCCGCATAGTCCCACAGGTCGAAACTGTCGGTGCAACCTGCCGTTACGACGATCTCGGGCAGCTCAAGGAAGTAAGGCGCCGTGTTCTGCGCATAGCCATTCATGGGGGCAACGCCCGCCAACAAAACAACAATCACGGCGAATAGTTGGCAGTTCACGCCCGCACGCTGATTGGAAGTGCTCACGACCACTCTCCTCTCGTGACTTACTTCGTTTCCGTTGAGCCGGCGAGGCGTCCGCCAGCCGGACTGAGTATGCGAATGGCTAGTGCTCGGGCGCGTGCCTTCGGCCTAGGGTGATAGGGAGCGACCTGAACTTTAGTAGGGGAGAGAGCCTCCGGATGTCAATCGAATTTCGCTGCTTGAGTTGCGTCAAGATGAGTTCTTGACCTTCAGGATAGCTACTGCCCTATTCGTCGTTGTAACTCATTGTCCGCCAG
This window contains:
- a CDS encoding T9SS type A sorting domain-containing protein, with the protein product MSTSNQRAGVNCQLFAVIVVLLAGVAPMNGYAQNTAPYFLELPEIVVTAGCTDSFDLWDYAEDAESSDDQLMFSLSECNPGNCCWASLNPFGIGHMIDIVPPVIISGCIPYECHMTVRVYDGDLSDEATLHVTILPNDSPQPVTVLGVPEAVCGGQGYDLSASVSAPCEVSWHWTTNPSGIGTFSAPSSNVTRWTPPAGFTGDCAVIARAETDCWGANGGEWTIVGGPPGIPSITGLPGTVEAGQIYSLSASAPGNPTGWSWSSSCGGSFNPPDNSSTIWTAPSGFCGPCDIGLTATAPCGSTSNSQSTSVSSGPLPQPDAPLLMSPFNGISTTDGNPYFDWSDVSPGPGCILTYMIEVSGSNGFYSIERSASDLSASNWDADQWPAFSFGDWYWRVRARNQRSDAPSCAIWGNWSEVRWFWVEKPYSPPPPSCPVLFVLGESGYAEENPLLTACERFGYTQEVTDLYPITAPVPRDQERLTLQLRELEDEVTYLRDLEIMVVDHSSGTLMACDPEGNVRLCESVGQPPMSAIDEDGNDRLSELVTFDDSYYEAPQSGSLVLTYGAHQGAIFLPAAAKDRCHPVEKVASNSTRSKPELTVELLTSDGLWSPSAALPPRENPSSRFVVPGFSASSTDLVTYRVSWLGPYAVNSVPYHILVQEEPMVQLVRASSVSVLRGSQQEEPVDQGSDPSAMVLHKGDIATFEFELPGLTDPGMKRDFVVKAVGRYEPVLRTATDEMPTAFRLHENFPNPFNAGTVISFDLSENSDWDLTIYNVLGQPIRQFEGRGDEGQVRLTWDGRNGFGSLAASGVYLYRLEANGHSSTKKMMLLR
- a CDS encoding DUF3108 domain-containing protein, with the protein product MTAPATERSARRLSQMALLALAALAVCLLMADPYAPPLRAADQNEPADTDTGKPVNELPESLTVGTGPWPPRPVTNWAFGVGESLTYSIGWEKINAGTGAMFVGAPVDTFGRLCYPIVSTVKSNGFVSTFFKVDDRVETFMDVRELYPLHFEKRLHEGRYRSNRRIRFDPEAGMGYTPKDTFPVPRYVLDDLSLLYHVRTMELVPGQDIELDIYSGKKLYRLTVRIIKKERIKVKAGVFSTVVVEPLLQAAGLFKHEGKVTVWLTDDRLHLPVLMKSKVVVGSIIAELEDYRLGQIRRY